TTTTAGTGGATCCCAATGGAGAAATAAAACTTGCTGATTTTGGCATGGCAAAACATGTATGTATCTTCTtcctttttttcattatttattcatCTGTCATATGAAATTAGACGCTATTTAATATTAacgatttttttaaagtaaacaGTTAGCTAAACATAGAACATTACGTGAACACAAAttgatttcttgaattttttgggCTGAAAACTGATCAACGATTGGTGGAATACGTCACATGATCCATAATATTGCGCCAAGTAAAACTGTTACAATGATGGTTGGagtaatattttggtatttttttctaCAGATTTATGGATAATCTGaataaaattttggttttttacttttatttacaCTCTAATGCAATTTTCCCTCGAAATTTTACAGATAACTGCTTGTTCGTCGATGTTATCCTTCAAAGGCAGCCCTTACTGGATGGCCCCTGAggtttctctctctctctctctgtatatatatatgatagatagatagatagatgaGGATTTTATTTTGTGCACTATTTTTTATAAGCAAGCATATTTTATTGCCCCTCAGGTTGTAATGAATACAAATGGTTACAGCCTTCCAGTGGATATTTGGAGTTTAGGATGCACGGTTCTTGAAATGGCAACATCGAAACCACCTTGGAGCCAATATGAAGGGGTTCGACTTTTAGATTCACGCTGTTGATTCCAAAATTGTTGACTTAACAATGAAATTACTGGATGTTAATAGTTCTGAATTTATTGTTTAACAGGTTGCTGCTATATTCAAAATTGGAAATAGTAGAGATGCCCCAGAGGTTCCTGATCACTTATCTGCCGATCTGAAAAGTTTGATAAGGATGTGTTTGCAGCGCGAACCATCTGCAAGGCCTACTGCATCTCAACTACTCTGTCACCCTTTTGTTAAAAACCAAACTACACAAAGAGCAACCAATGCCAATATAACCCGAGAAGCATTTCCTCGTGCCTTTGATGGGAGCCGCACTCCAGTAAATTTCCATCCTGTCAATTTCATTGCATCTTGGAAAGGATAGTTAAAACTGGTGCAAATTtcgtggtttttttttttttttttttttttttttttttttttttttttttttttttttttttttttttttttttttttaatgaacttGTCTTCTTCTTAACAGACGGCCCTAGAGCTGCAGTCCAACAGAAAGAACAATTCTTTTGACAGAGATGACACATTGAGATTTGCAGTGCCGATAACCTTGATGACTCCGAGGTACACGATTTAACTCTTGAACTATTTGTTATTTTTGCATACATTGTGTGAGGGAAAATCCAGGATTCGGGAGATAAGGGCGTCATGTTGCTGGATTTGTTCTTCACCGTGCATATCACTGAATTAATATTGTCTTGAAGTAATTTCTAGTGTCTTATTATTTTTACAGGGAAAATGCACGAACCATAACGTCATTGCCCGTCTCTCCCACCTCGAGTCCATTACGACGAGATGCACCTGCGTATAGGAACTATTTCCTTTCTCCACCACCACACCCTTCTTATATGGTTGGTCGAAACAATCATAATTACAGTGAACACTCCGTCTTTCCGTACAGACAACCCAACTCGAGAAGCACGCTTGATCCATTTCTCGAAATGCCTCAATTTAGAGCTATAACCTCTAGATCCCCGACAAGAACCATGCCGTAGAATTTTAAATGATGCAAAGAATCTTTTTACCTGAAAAATCCATTTCCGCCTGTCTGGTCGAAGTACGTGAGAGTTGTCTGTGGCCGGAAGGATCCGGCCCAGTCTGGACTGGTTACGGTTTCATCTTATTTTGTAATCGCCATACTTCTTGATACTCCCCTGTAAATAGAATATAGATTTACTGTTGTCTGCTGTTGGAATGTAGATCATATGCTAATTAATCGCAACAATTATTGCTGAAGAGTATTATTTTCTCAGCCTTGGATTGAAGCATGGAGTCCTTTTTGATTTTGTGTTTGATCATATCAATATATGGATAACTCTGAACTTTGACTCTTCCATTTGACAATAAGATCTCGAATTTAGAACTAGAAGTTTTCGATAATAGTAGTTCTCTTGTGGCGATCTTACGGATAAGTTCtgttcatatttaaaatagtaaataatatttttacatagATGATTCAAATaggatatatatatcataaaattgactcgtgagacattctcataaaattttttatgtttggaCAATTATAACAAAACTCAATAGATGATATTTGTATTATGTCTTACAAAAGTTTTTATGTTTCGTCCGAGACGGTCTCGCGGATAAATTctgtctatatttataataataagtcatatttttttttattgatgatccaaataaaagatgtttgtcacaaaattgactcatgagatcatctcaaaatttttttatgttcctACAATTatgacaaaactcaaaatataatatttgtgttctgtctcataaaaatttttgtatttcaacAATTATAACAAAACTCCAGAAAAGATGATATTTACActataaattgttaaataaacTTGAGTTTACTTTTTTAATCTCAAAATTACTTTTTTCATTCCATGGAAAATGacacttttaaaatattatttaactctttttttttatatataaaaagtcAATGTAAGTGCAaacaatcatatattatttttttagggACCGTTTGATTCGTGTGATAAAATaagtaaatgatatataataagagtaattataaaataaaaattaagataaataacacatcatgataaattatatgatgtttgatatgattttaaattgtttgattatttttgttaattattaactaaaatgccctcatcatatattaattagtaatatattcttataatgattgaataaataaataaaatttctagaattaattgatttaaaaaattataaataaaattaaaatattatattaattattaaattttcattaatttcaatttctgaaaaaaaactaaaaaatcgattaatattatagaaaataattaaaaattgataataacataaatatgcatttattgtgataattaaaatattaatacaaatttaaatattaaataatggttaataacaattataataatatggttaaaaataatataataataaaaatatgatcaataataattaaattatttataatattagtcaaattaaaaattatatttaaatattattaaatttttagaaattataattattttaaactttaggatattaaagaaaaatttaaattaatcaaatatcATTCATTCTCCCCCAAAAGATTATATAACTACCAACACGAGGATAATAATTAATGCAGTATGGGCTGAACGGGCCTATCACAATATTAATCATGCAGACCAAACACATGATAagtgaattattaaaaatcaatcaCCTCTTATCATGCACACAAAACAATGTCTTAatgcaaattaaatttaagaattcaAATCCTTGAAAtcgaatataaaataaaataaaatgcaaaaaatttaatatcatgCATCAGTTATTAACGAATCGTTAATATTCTAACATTACTTACACCTCTtaacaaattttgtttttatctgTAGATAGTTTATCAAGAAAGTAAAATATCAtatgttaataaaaaataatatttttatttgttttaagaataaaacataaattatttccTCTATTCTTTCACTCTTATTTTCTGTCGCTCAAAAagtttaaatatatacacatgaTACGTTTGCTTGCtatgataaatataaaatcatatcgatttttgataaaaatttgtataagacggtcttacgggtcgtattttgtgagatatatatcttatttggatcatccatgaaaaagtattactttttatgttaagagtattactttttattgtgaatatcggtaggattaacccgtatcacagataaagattcgtgagaccgtctcacaatagacatactctcaattttttatttcatgtttCTTTATGACCTTTACTAACTTGTAAATCTTATCTATATTTATCTAATTTAGACTTTAAAACTTAATGATTTATCACTAATAAAatgtattataaataattatttttaatcaatattGTTTCTAACCGATGAAAAATTAAACTAATAtactttttcaaaaaataatatattaaaaattctttttaaaaaattataaaacatgaataaaaaaacttaggatattatttaatacatttcatttgattttatCCTTATTCATGAATTTCTTTAGTCAGTttagtaatttttatttttttaaaaaataaataatatgtatacctaataattttgataaattaaagtACCTTACATGTGAATTAATAAAGATTTACGTTATTCAATAAAATCACAACCGTCAATTttacaaatacaaaataaaataagattatTTATTATAGGCCAATGACAAAATTATAACTCGTCACttaatcataaaattgataCATTTTATTGATCATCCATAATTATTTCAGGTCCTATAATATGATGTTAAAAATAGATCGGATATTCAACCTTTTAAAAATCAGTTTATTTGATGTCGATTACAAAATTTTACCACACAAAATTTTAGAGCTATAACCTATCCTCGTATATTATCTCATCTACAAACCAAAATGttcataatattattaataattagttttttaaaagttacataataaataattatttatatctatttttccttaaaataattcaaaaaaaaaaagaaataaaaattgataaagaAAAATTTACATCTAATCAGCTACCCAGCAAAGTGGAAAAGTGGTGATAGTTGATACCATGGAAAACGAATCGAGGAATCCTCTCCCCGTAAGACAACCTAATCCCGCCGCCGCCCCCGTCGCGGCGGATGTCGGCAACTCGTCGCCCTCGTCTTCCAGAAGATCTGTACGGGCCGAATGGCCCACTATCGATGGCCCGCTCGGCCTGTCACATGATGAATCGCTTACCTACGCCCGAAGATTCTTCAAGTGGGGTTTTTTCTGCCTGCCGTTCCTCTGGGCCGTGAATTGCTTCTACTTCTGGCCACTCCTTCGCCGCCCACACTCTCGTCATTCGGACCCCCTTCTCCGTCGCTGTAAGTTCTTGTTTTCAAGGATTTGGAGGCAGCATTTTACTCGTTTTAGATATATTTAAGAATGTTATATTGTTTTATTTGAAACAATCTTGACTTTCTTGCGATGATATTTGTGAAGTTCTTTCATGTTGCCATTGAGAGCTACACCTGAAATCTCAAGAGCTTTGACTTATCTTTCTAATCGTTTGAATGTAAAAATGTCTCTTGCGGGCTTCATAAACCAAATTTTACCTGTGTGGAGCTACATAATCTGAAAACCAAACATTTTTCATCAACTGAGAAAAGACGTTGTATACTGGAAACAAAATCcagagaaaagaatgaaatggACTACCAGTTATCACCTCAAGGCAGTACAAAAAGAGCTGCCTGATCTTTTGTGAGGTTGCCTTGACTGATGTAGTGATGTTAATGATGCACAGACAAGCATACATTTGAATAGCATCCATATTAATTCATTTTCCGTGAACCGTGAGGCACCACACCCCATTTTTGCCTTCTCATGCCTCATTTGTACACGACTGTCACGTGACTATTAAAATCCCATTTTCCTTATGATTGTTTACCTGGCCTGGAGTCTGAATTTGTCACGTGGAAAGTGTAAAATCTTCCTCACTGTTATCATCATATGTCTGGTAAAGGAAACCCAATAATTTTCCTCTATATAAATTCAGTGTTTGACATTTTCTGTAATTGCTCTGTTGCACTTAAGAGCCTGTAGCTTTGGTAATTCAATTTTGTAAGTTGGCTTTCAAGTTATTCTAAATATAATGCATTTCCTCCTTTCCGCAGATCTTGTTGGGTCTGTAATTGGTTTTCTGGTGTTCACGGCTATTCTAACCTCTTGGGCCCTTACTTTTGCCATTGGAGGGGAGCATCTGTTTGGCTATGTTTGGGATAATTTGGTAATGTACAACGTTGCCGACAGATATGGATTGACGGGATGGATTTAGATCTATGCCTAACTGCTGTCTCTGTCATTAATATCATGAATAAAGTATGTATTCCTTCTGAGAATAATTTGATGCTAATATTTGGTTGCTGGATTGTTGTACCCTACGAAAAAAGTATCCATTACAGTTTCTGTTGGTGGAGTTTATATTTTGTGTAGTGCTTTTGATGGTGATAACATATGTTGTACGGTCAGAGTGTATGGGATCATGGAAATGATGCCAACTTTGAGCTCTTATCCCAAAGTGAATATTTATCAGAAAACCAATCATGAAATGTATAAGACCCCAAAATGTACAAAAACCTATGAAGGTGGTGGATCGTGGAGACTGTTAAATTGATCTGTTTGTTTTGAGAGGAACTTGGATCTTTGAGTGATTTTAATGCCCCTAAAGTGATTTAGAAGCTTATTATCTTCATGGTTATAGAGATTAACCCATAACCATATGTGAAACAAATATAAAGATACAATAACAGCTAGGATAAAAAAGTGTAAAGAATGACGTCTTCTAAGTTCTAATCATGACCAATTTACACCACTTAACTAGCGAAgtgattttcaaaataactgGGAAGAAACAATTGAACAATGGCGTTTACATAAAAGCTTCTTAGAACAAGTTATTGAATCCCTAATTCACAATCGATCCGACATTACCAAATTGCTCAATTCAGACAACTTCTTGTTAGCATCCTGCATCTCTTTTTCACTTGATAATATTGTAAAAAATTGATCAACAACTGGTGAATCATTGGCACTTTATTTTTCACCTATACACTATGAAAATATTtcttgtttttatctcagaatTGTATGAATCCCTTCAATCTAATGAACTTTTCTTTGGCCATCACTAATTGATCAGATTTGTAGATTGGCATATATATGGTAGTGATCTACAAAAGCAAATACTTGTTAGTGTTACCACCTGTATGTGGTCTACTCGTCAGTTAATCTTTGGCACTGGTTTGTTGAATATCAGTGTAAACATGAGGTGGCATGCAAGACATCTTCATTTTCAAGTATTGCAGTTTAAGGCATCATAGGGAGTTATTTTCTATTTGTTCTACGAAATAACATTTTATGCTTTTGTTTTCCTTAAGGTTTCACCTTTTGAGACACAACTTGCGGTGTTGAACAGGCCTTGGCAACTTAACCATAATATTTTTCCGTCCCATGTGAGAAAGTAATGTTTTACCAAATTGTGTGATGGGACAAATCCAGAGAAATGGAGTAGAATATTCATTGGTGTTTGGGGGTTGATTATTTAACGGAATGAAAAATAAAGAACTTAAGTAAACAAAGAATAGTAAATGACATTGTATCTGGTTTAGataaatctgttattaccctagAATCAATCTGGTTAACTGTTCAGTTTTCAGTTGGTCAGCTTGTTTTTTGGGTGAGTGCCATCCTAACACAGGTTTGGAGTTACATTTATTTACTAAACTGGCatattgtttaattttgataaatatatgtTCTTCTTTCTATTTTTTACAAGAGCAACCATAGATGTCACTGGATGACTGGAAGCGCCAAAAGAGGGAAATAATTAAAGACTCTCAATATCACGAAGAGTTTATGGTGCTGTGTACCTTTGTACTCAGCTATCTTAGAAGACTAGATGTTTGTATCGTAACCCACTTTTGTTGGAATATATGTGGCACAGTTGACACAGCCCTTGATCTAGTGGCCTGCATATCTTGGTGATCTACTAGTCTTCCTCAATAGAAATAATGTGCCGGTTAATATCAGAGAAGTTCCTCAAACTCTCTTCGCACTTGTTAGAAAGATGGAAACTCACATCATCTTGACTATTCACATCTATCAACTTACATTTATCGAGTCAAGGAAAAAAAACTTGCAATTATGATTAAGAGGGAAAAACACACGTTCTTTTGAATTCATTTTCACATTACTTTTTAGCATTGTTTTAGCAAATATTCTCTTCGCCtgtctttctttttatttttaaatacttgACCTCGTATCGACACGTGGAAAAGAGATATCGAGGGCGTTGGACAATAAATGTGTTTACGTTACGGCTGGAGTTTGGTGAATATTAGGTGGCGGATTCGGTCAATGTAATCACATCGACAAAATCAGTTTCACTTTAATAATCTgattcaaattaataaaatctcaCCTCTCATACATCCATGATAGTTGTTTCTGTACCCTATTTATATCTCGGTGCGGGCTGCCTGATGGGAGAACCCATGGAATAGGGCTCGATAATATATGCTTTTCTGGCAATGGAGGACTCTAGAACAGGGAATGGGGCAAACAAAAAGAAGTTTACATGCAGCAAATTTCATTGGAAGCCTGAAGAAGATGTACTGCTGACAAGTCTTGTCCAAAGGTTTGGTCCCAGCAATTGGGAACTCATTGCAAAACACTTCCCAGGAAGAACAGGTTTCCATATCCATTCTCTGTGAAATTAAATATCCTTCCAATTTCGTAACTAAAAATTACAGCTTGtccattttattttaatcaCAGGGAAGAGTTGTCGCTTAAGGTGGGTGAATCAATTGGATCCCGAAATTGTTAAGACGCCGTTTACTGTAGAGGAGAAGCGAAGGCTTCTTGAACTTCATCAATGCTATGGAAACAAATGGGCAATTATTTCTAAACATTTAGATGGCCGAACAGATAATCAAGTGAAGAATCAGTACCATGTAATTATTGGAAGCCGGACTATTAGAGCCTCTAGCCCACCTTCTAGTGACAACCCAGAAGACACTCCTAAAGAAGAATCTATGAATTTGTCTCACTTTGAGAATGTATCATCAATGGAACCTGGTTCTCAATTTTCAAATGTTTCCTATAACATAGACAACAAAAGTGGCCTTGATCCACTTTCTGATGTTACTCCTTATAGGGTTGAGTTGCCGTTTATTGACAGCGGACCTTCTATGTATGGCAAGGATGAAATGTGGTTTGCAACAAGTGGCTCAAATCCGGGCATGATTGATCCTCGTTCTTTTGACAACGCTAATCTAGGATATATCGGTTCTGATCAGAACACAATCTGGGACGACGAGATGAATTCTGATGTTAGCTATACTGAACTCTTGAATCTTCCTACAG
This window of the Primulina huaijiensis isolate GDHJ02 chromosome 3, ASM1229523v2, whole genome shotgun sequence genome carries:
- the LOC140974239 gene encoding uncharacterized protein; translated protein: MEDSRTGNGANKKKFTCSKFHWKPEEDVLLTSLVQRFGPSNWELIAKHFPGRTGKSCRLRWVNQLDPEIVKTPFTVEEKRRLLELHQCYGNKWAIISKHLDGRTDNQVKNQYHVIIGSRTIRASSPPSSDNPEDTPKEESMNLSHFENVSSMEPGSQFSNVSYNIDNKSGLDPLSDVTPYRVELPFIDSGPSMYGKDEMWFATSGSNPGMIDPRSFDNANLGYIGSDQNTIWDDEMNSDVSYTELLNLPTVTPPHQGYVKDPQFIDFFGLENP
- the LOC140974240 gene encoding probable gamma-secretase subunit PEN-2, translated to MENESRNPLPVRQPNPAAAPVAADVGNSSPSSSRRSVRAEWPTIDGPLGLSHDESLTYARRFFKWGFFCLPFLWAVNCFYFWPLLRRPHSRHSDPLLRRYLVGSVIGFLVFTAILTSWALTFAIGGEHLFGYVWDNLVMYNVADRYGLTGWI